The Lepeophtheirus salmonis chromosome 1, UVic_Lsal_1.4, whole genome shotgun sequence genome has a segment encoding these proteins:
- the Septin1 gene encoding septin-1 isoform X3: MMAEKTKALDTAGYVGFANLPNQVHRKSVKKGFEFTLMVVGESGLGKSTLINSLFLTELYPDRAIPSAGEKVKRTVKLDASTVEIEERGVKLRLTVVDTPGFGDAIDNTDSFHQIIRYIDDQFERYLQDENGLNRKNIIDNRVHCCFYFINPYGHGLKPLDIDVMKQLSNKVSIVPVIAKSDCLTKKEISALKQKVLQEIQENDIKIYSLPECDSDEDEDYKAQVQGLRDSIPFAVVGANTLVQICDKKVRGRQYPWGVVEVENPEHCDFIKLRSMLITHMQDLQEVTNDVHYENYRSQKLSTRSSTAPNVGNGAIGALTSSRNGGDARGGVLDEKDKKLMEKEAELKRMQELMAAMQQQIKQQSQTSLQSLNEH; encoded by the exons ATGATGGCTGAAAAGACTAAAGCATTGGACACTGCAGGCTACGTGGGTTTCGCAAATCTTCCGAATCAA GTTCATCGTAAATCTGTGAAAAAGGGATTTGAGTTCACACTCATGGTTGTAGGTGAGTCAGGACTTGGAAAATCCACACTCATCAATTCCCTTTTCCTTACCGAACTCTACCCTGATCGTGCCATCCCTTCTGCTGgagaaaaagttaaaagaacTGTGAAATTAGATGCATCCACTGTTGAAATTGAAGAGAGGGGCGTGAAGCTTCGTCTTACCGTGGTTGATACTCCTGGATTTGGAGATGCTATTGATAATACAGATAGTTTCCATCAAATAATTCGCTATATCGATGATCAATTTGAACGTTATCTTCAGGATGAGAACGGTCTTAATCGTAAAAACATCATCGATAATCGTGTCCATTgctgtttttatttcattaatcctTATGGTCATGGTCTCAAGCCCCTGGACATTGATGTGATGAAGCAATTGTCAAATAAAGTTAGCATTGTTCCAGTCATTGCCAAGTCTGATTGCTTgaccaaaaaagaaatatccgCCTTGAAGCAAAAGGTTCTTCAGGAAATTCAAGAGAACGATATCAAGATATATTCCCTTCCAGAGTGTGATAG TGATGAAGATGAGGACTATAAGGCACAGGTTCAAGGACTACGCGACTCAATTCCTTTTGCCGTTGTGGGAGCAAATACTCTAGTCCAAATATGCGACAAGAAGGTTCGTGGGCGACAGTACCCATGGGGTGTAGTGGAAGTAGAGAATCCTGAGCATTGTGACTTTATCAAGCTTCGTTCCATGCTCATAACTCATATGCAAGATCTTCAAGAAGTCACAAATGATGTTCACTATGAGAATTATCGCTCTCAAAAGCTCTCAACGAGGAGTAGTACTGCACCTAACGTTGGAAATGGAGCTATTGGGGCTCTTACATCTTCTCGAAATGGCGGCGATGCTAGAGGAGGTGTATTGGATGAAAAGGATAAAAAGTTGATGGAGAAGGAAGCTGAATTGAAGCGGATGCAGGAGTTGATGGCTGCAATGCAGCAACAAATTAAGCAGCAATCTCAAACCAGTTTACAGAGTCTTAATGagcattaa
- the LOC121131760 gene encoding legumain isoform X2, producing MVGTITGINLTYVMLIKLYEIMGLIQVYNIIVMMYDDIAFNKLNPTPGVLINKPHGPNVYEGIKADYTGKNVRPDIFIKVLEGTNPGVGSQKVIDSGPQDRIFVYFADHGAPGILGFNSHVLQANELIEAVERMHKKKRFDKMVFYVEACEAGSMFANILPKYVNVYAMTATNSKRPSYACYYSEELKTYLGDVFSVNWMEDSDVENLHQESIKRQFHIVKNETKQSKVSQYGNRSISHISLAEIQGDKTFVSNNLFPREPPTDYLPSRGVNMDIIIKNGNSELIEYTRAKKTLFKRNNL from the exons ATGGTTGGCACAATTACCGGCATCAATCTGACATATGTCATGCTTATCAAATTGTACGAAATCATGGGACTCATCCAGGTAT ATAATATAATTGTCATGATGTATGATGATATTGCATTCAATAAGCTGAATCCCACTCCAGGAGTTTTGATAAATAAGCCTCATGGACCAAACGTGTACGAAGGAATAAAGGCAGACTATACTGGAAAAAATGTTAGACCCGACATATTTATTAAGGTATTAGAAGGAACCAATCCTGGGGTAGGCTCTCAAAAAGTAATAGACTCTGGGCCCCAAGATCGTATATTCGTGTATTTTGCGGATCACGGTGCTCCTGGAATCCTAGGCTTTAATAGTCACGTTCTCCAAGCCAACGAATTAATAGAAGCAGTAGAAAGgatgcataaaaaaaaacgatttgataaaatggtattttatgTTGAAGCCTGTGAGGCTGGCTCAATGTTTGCAAACATTCTTCCTAAATATGTCAATGTCTACGCAATGACCGCCACAAATTCGAAACGCCCTTCCTATGCGTGTTACTACAGTGAGGAATTGAAAACTTATCTAGGAGACGTATTCTCAGTAAACTGGATGGAAG ACTCGGACGTTGAGAACCTACATCAAGAGTCAATAAAGAGACAgtttcatattgtaaaaaacGAAACGAAACAGTCCAAAGTTTCTCAGTATGGGAACAGGTCTATATCTCATATTTCATTGGCAGAAATTCAAGGGGATAAAACCTTCGTTTCCAACAACTTATTTCCACGAGAGCCACCTACTGATTATTTGCCTTCTCGAGGGGTAAATAtggatattataataaaaaatggaaactcAGAGCTTATAGAATACACTCGTGCAAAAAAgacactttttaaaagaaacaatttataa
- the LOC121131758 gene encoding ribosome assembly protein METTL17, mitochondrial, translating to MYSSLVCRLKSHPGAGCCLHVIRLCHQPVSTADSSSRPYPELDPYVSKKIQDGKRIGNGRIPCIQPPEDITQSLAKCISNGSMDNVLNNIDKYIGTGQKMERYLGSRKLPLDTRNLAVYKTKFFQQAQRKYKNELSQLDEDDIDSVHEMEENLSKEVALKLATAKGNWKPIHFDYTSTWAYILGGLTAYDYASSVYTLRKVFEYDKRFQPSTHLDFGSGVGSFTWALRKFLKSNNKLKEEFFVESSADMNDASRLLRYDGKDSTPNEIISSKGVFYRLHFPANENLKYDLVTCGSSLSELESSQLRLNIADSLWRRVEDGGYLVIYERGTNSGFQVISEIRDYLIQLQEFVEEDPQIRGELIAPCTHSMGCPRYLHDKIPCNYDVKYKNFQLSMFPSEYREIVYRNRLCYLIFRKNMHLELSDKKWHRIVKEKKRTKNTYICELCTNKGKLEEIFVHRRDKTLYNYTKQVEVGDLYRANLNSLLNKEI from the exons ATGTACTCTTCATTGGTATGCAGATTAAAAAGCCATCCTGGTGCTGGATGTTGTCTCCATGTTATTCGCTTATGTCATCAA CCTGTATCCACAGCAGATAGTTCAAGCCGACCCTATCCTGAGCTGGATCCCTATGTTTCCAAAAAGATACAAGATGGAAAAAGGATCGGGAATGGACGGATTCCCTGCATTCAACCCCCAGAGGATATAACTCAAAGTTTAGCCAAATGTATCTCGAATGGATCAATGGACAATGTCTTGAACaatatagataaatacataGGAACGGGTCAAAAGATGGAGCGCTACTTGGGAAGTCGGAAGCTACCATTGGACACAAGAAACTTGGCTGTAtacaaaaccaaattttttcAACAAGCTCAAAGAAAgt ATAAGAATGAATTGAGTCAGTTGGACGAGGACGACATCGATTCTGTTCATGAGATGGAGGAAAATCTTAGTAAAGAGGTGGCTCTGAAATTGGCCACAGCCAAAGGTAATTGGAAGCCCATTCATTTTGATTACACATCCACTTGGGCCTATATCTTGGGAGGATTAACTGCCTATGACTACGCATCATCTGTATATACTCTTAGGAAAGTCTTTGAATATGACAAACGTTTCCAACCTAGTACACATTTGGATTTTGGCTCAGGGGTTGGATCCTTCACATGGGCTCTTCGGAAATTCTTAAAATCCAACAATAAACTTAAAGAAGAGTTTTTTGTTGAGTCCAGCGCTGACATGAATGATGCCTCACGTCTTTTGAGATATGATGGAAAAGATTCAACCCCTAATGAAATTATTTCCTCTAAAGGCGTTTTCTATCGTCTCCACTTTCCTGCAAATGAAAAT CTCAAGTATGATTTAGTTACCTGTGGATCATCGCTAAGTGAGTTAGAGTCATCTCAGTTGCGTTTAAATATAGCGGATAGTTTGTGGAGGCGAGTTGAGGATGGGGGTTATCTTGTCATTTATGAGCGAGGAACAAATTCAGGTTTTCAAGTTATTAGTGAAATACGAGATTATCTTATACAGTTACAAGAGTTTGTGGAAGAGGATCCTCAAATACGTGGTGAACTCATTGCCCCA TGCACGCATTCGATGGGATGTCCTCGCTACCTGCATGACAAAATACCATGCAATTACGAtgttaagtataaaaattttcagTTATCCATGTTTCCAAGCGAATATCGTGAAATTGTCTACAGAAATCgtttatgttatttaattttccgGAAAAACATGCATTTAGAACTGTCTGATAAAAAATGGCATCGAATTGtcaaggagaaaaaaagaacaaagaacaCATATATTTGTGAATTATGTACGAACAAGGGTAAATTAGAGGAAATTTTCGTACACAGAAGAGATAA gaCTTTATACAATTACACTAAACAAGTAGAAGTGGGAGATTTGTATCGGGCAAATCTGAATAGTTTgcttaataaagaaatttaa
- the LOC121131760 gene encoding legumain isoform X1, which yields MYLYIFHLSNMCKSIILIPLTLTMALFSILYFANFLHTIKKGTSWVLLVAGSNGWHNYRHQSDICHAYQIVRNHGTHPDNIIVMMYDDIAFNKLNPTPGVLINKPHGPNVYEGIKADYTGKNVRPDIFIKVLEGTNPGVGSQKVIDSGPQDRIFVYFADHGAPGILGFNSHVLQANELIEAVERMHKKKRFDKMVFYVEACEAGSMFANILPKYVNVYAMTATNSKRPSYACYYSEELKTYLGDVFSVNWMEDSDVENLHQESIKRQFHIVKNETKQSKVSQYGNRSISHISLAEIQGDKTFVSNNLFPREPPTDYLPSRGVNMDIIIKNGNSELIEYTRAKKTLFKRNNL from the exons ATGTACCTATACATATTTCACTTAAGTAATATGTGTAAGTCAATAATTTTGATTCCCTTAACTCTTACAATGGCGCTTTTCTCAATTCTATACTTCGCAAATTTTctacatacaattaaaaaaggCACGTCATGGGTTCTCCTAGTGGCAGGATCAAATGGTTGGCACAATTACCGGCATCAATCTGACATATGTCATGCTTATCAAATTGTACGAAATCATGGGACTCATCCAG ATAATATAATTGTCATGATGTATGATGATATTGCATTCAATAAGCTGAATCCCACTCCAGGAGTTTTGATAAATAAGCCTCATGGACCAAACGTGTACGAAGGAATAAAGGCAGACTATACTGGAAAAAATGTTAGACCCGACATATTTATTAAGGTATTAGAAGGAACCAATCCTGGGGTAGGCTCTCAAAAAGTAATAGACTCTGGGCCCCAAGATCGTATATTCGTGTATTTTGCGGATCACGGTGCTCCTGGAATCCTAGGCTTTAATAGTCACGTTCTCCAAGCCAACGAATTAATAGAAGCAGTAGAAAGgatgcataaaaaaaaacgatttgataaaatggtattttatgTTGAAGCCTGTGAGGCTGGCTCAATGTTTGCAAACATTCTTCCTAAATATGTCAATGTCTACGCAATGACCGCCACAAATTCGAAACGCCCTTCCTATGCGTGTTACTACAGTGAGGAATTGAAAACTTATCTAGGAGACGTATTCTCAGTAAACTGGATGGAAG ACTCGGACGTTGAGAACCTACATCAAGAGTCAATAAAGAGACAgtttcatattgtaaaaaacGAAACGAAACAGTCCAAAGTTTCTCAGTATGGGAACAGGTCTATATCTCATATTTCATTGGCAGAAATTCAAGGGGATAAAACCTTCGTTTCCAACAACTTATTTCCACGAGAGCCACCTACTGATTATTTGCCTTCTCGAGGGGTAAATAtggatattataataaaaaatggaaactcAGAGCTTATAGAATACACTCGTGCAAAAAAgacactttttaaaagaaacaatttataa
- the Septin1 gene encoding septin-1 isoform X1 — translation MMAEKTKALDTAGYVGFANLPNQCISLSVMNSRQRFKIPFNPFDVQGVVHRKSVKKGFEFTLMVVGESGLGKSTLINSLFLTELYPDRAIPSAGEKVKRTVKLDASTVEIEERGVKLRLTVVDTPGFGDAIDNTDSFHQIIRYIDDQFERYLQDENGLNRKNIIDNRVHCCFYFINPYGHGLKPLDIDVMKQLSNKVSIVPVIAKSDCLTKKEISALKQKVLQEIQENDIKIYSLPECDSDEDEDYKAQVQGLRDSIPFAVVGANTLVQICDKKVRGRQYPWGVVEVENPEHCDFIKLRSMLITHMQDLQEVTNDVHYENYRSQKLSTRSSTAPNVGNGAIGALTSSRNGGDARGGVLDEKDKKLMEKEAELKRMQELMAAMQQQIKQQSQTSLQSLNEH, via the exons ATGATGGCTGAAAAGACTAAAGCATTGGACACTGCAGGCTACGTGGGTTTCGCAAATCTTCCGAATCAA TGCATTAGTTTATCTGTAATGAATTCAAGACAGCGATTCAAGATTCCATTTAATCCTTTTGACGTTCAAGGAGta GTTCATCGTAAATCTGTGAAAAAGGGATTTGAGTTCACACTCATGGTTGTAGGTGAGTCAGGACTTGGAAAATCCACACTCATCAATTCCCTTTTCCTTACCGAACTCTACCCTGATCGTGCCATCCCTTCTGCTGgagaaaaagttaaaagaacTGTGAAATTAGATGCATCCACTGTTGAAATTGAAGAGAGGGGCGTGAAGCTTCGTCTTACCGTGGTTGATACTCCTGGATTTGGAGATGCTATTGATAATACAGATAGTTTCCATCAAATAATTCGCTATATCGATGATCAATTTGAACGTTATCTTCAGGATGAGAACGGTCTTAATCGTAAAAACATCATCGATAATCGTGTCCATTgctgtttttatttcattaatcctTATGGTCATGGTCTCAAGCCCCTGGACATTGATGTGATGAAGCAATTGTCAAATAAAGTTAGCATTGTTCCAGTCATTGCCAAGTCTGATTGCTTgaccaaaaaagaaatatccgCCTTGAAGCAAAAGGTTCTTCAGGAAATTCAAGAGAACGATATCAAGATATATTCCCTTCCAGAGTGTGATAG TGATGAAGATGAGGACTATAAGGCACAGGTTCAAGGACTACGCGACTCAATTCCTTTTGCCGTTGTGGGAGCAAATACTCTAGTCCAAATATGCGACAAGAAGGTTCGTGGGCGACAGTACCCATGGGGTGTAGTGGAAGTAGAGAATCCTGAGCATTGTGACTTTATCAAGCTTCGTTCCATGCTCATAACTCATATGCAAGATCTTCAAGAAGTCACAAATGATGTTCACTATGAGAATTATCGCTCTCAAAAGCTCTCAACGAGGAGTAGTACTGCACCTAACGTTGGAAATGGAGCTATTGGGGCTCTTACATCTTCTCGAAATGGCGGCGATGCTAGAGGAGGTGTATTGGATGAAAAGGATAAAAAGTTGATGGAGAAGGAAGCTGAATTGAAGCGGATGCAGGAGTTGATGGCTGCAATGCAGCAACAAATTAAGCAGCAATCTCAAACCAGTTTACAGAGTCTTAATGagcattaa
- the Septin1 gene encoding septin-1 isoform X2, whose translation MMAEKTKALDTAGYVGFANLPNQCISLSVMNSRQRFKIPFNPFDVQGVHRKSVKKGFEFTLMVVGESGLGKSTLINSLFLTELYPDRAIPSAGEKVKRTVKLDASTVEIEERGVKLRLTVVDTPGFGDAIDNTDSFHQIIRYIDDQFERYLQDENGLNRKNIIDNRVHCCFYFINPYGHGLKPLDIDVMKQLSNKVSIVPVIAKSDCLTKKEISALKQKVLQEIQENDIKIYSLPECDSDEDEDYKAQVQGLRDSIPFAVVGANTLVQICDKKVRGRQYPWGVVEVENPEHCDFIKLRSMLITHMQDLQEVTNDVHYENYRSQKLSTRSSTAPNVGNGAIGALTSSRNGGDARGGVLDEKDKKLMEKEAELKRMQELMAAMQQQIKQQSQTSLQSLNEH comes from the exons ATGATGGCTGAAAAGACTAAAGCATTGGACACTGCAGGCTACGTGGGTTTCGCAAATCTTCCGAATCAA TGCATTAGTTTATCTGTAATGAATTCAAGACAGCGATTCAAGATTCCATTTAATCCTTTTGACGTTCAAGGA GTTCATCGTAAATCTGTGAAAAAGGGATTTGAGTTCACACTCATGGTTGTAGGTGAGTCAGGACTTGGAAAATCCACACTCATCAATTCCCTTTTCCTTACCGAACTCTACCCTGATCGTGCCATCCCTTCTGCTGgagaaaaagttaaaagaacTGTGAAATTAGATGCATCCACTGTTGAAATTGAAGAGAGGGGCGTGAAGCTTCGTCTTACCGTGGTTGATACTCCTGGATTTGGAGATGCTATTGATAATACAGATAGTTTCCATCAAATAATTCGCTATATCGATGATCAATTTGAACGTTATCTTCAGGATGAGAACGGTCTTAATCGTAAAAACATCATCGATAATCGTGTCCATTgctgtttttatttcattaatcctTATGGTCATGGTCTCAAGCCCCTGGACATTGATGTGATGAAGCAATTGTCAAATAAAGTTAGCATTGTTCCAGTCATTGCCAAGTCTGATTGCTTgaccaaaaaagaaatatccgCCTTGAAGCAAAAGGTTCTTCAGGAAATTCAAGAGAACGATATCAAGATATATTCCCTTCCAGAGTGTGATAG TGATGAAGATGAGGACTATAAGGCACAGGTTCAAGGACTACGCGACTCAATTCCTTTTGCCGTTGTGGGAGCAAATACTCTAGTCCAAATATGCGACAAGAAGGTTCGTGGGCGACAGTACCCATGGGGTGTAGTGGAAGTAGAGAATCCTGAGCATTGTGACTTTATCAAGCTTCGTTCCATGCTCATAACTCATATGCAAGATCTTCAAGAAGTCACAAATGATGTTCACTATGAGAATTATCGCTCTCAAAAGCTCTCAACGAGGAGTAGTACTGCACCTAACGTTGGAAATGGAGCTATTGGGGCTCTTACATCTTCTCGAAATGGCGGCGATGCTAGAGGAGGTGTATTGGATGAAAAGGATAAAAAGTTGATGGAGAAGGAAGCTGAATTGAAGCGGATGCAGGAGTTGATGGCTGCAATGCAGCAACAAATTAAGCAGCAATCTCAAACCAGTTTACAGAGTCTTAATGagcattaa